The following are encoded together in the Anopheles nili chromosome 3, idAnoNiliSN_F5_01, whole genome shotgun sequence genome:
- the LOC128727313 gene encoding cuticle protein CP14.6-like, with amino-acid sequence MKFVALVLFAFVATTTAQIRPLPIPLQRNPVYGGPEANAVILNHVYEPNPDGSYIYSYETSNGIRAEQRGFLKNPGTPGEAQVMQGSYSYTGPDGVVYTINYIADENGYRAEGAHIPSAPRYNPARYPGQFQ; translated from the exons ATGAAATTC gtcgctctcgttctcttcGCGTTCGTCGCCACCACCACGGCTCAGATCCGCCCGCTACCGATCCCACTCCAGCGAAACCCGGTGTACGGTGGTCCGGAGGCGAATGCCGTCATCCTGAACCACGTGTACGAACCGAACCCGGACGGTTCCTACATCTACAGCTACGAGACGAGCAACGGAATTCGGGCGGAGCAGCGTGGCTTCCTGAAGAACCCGGGTACGCCCGGTGAGGCTCAGGTCATGCAGGGTTCGTACTCGTACACCGGTCCGGATGGTGTCGTCTACACGATCAACTACATCGCCGATGAGAACGGGTATCGGGCTGAGGGCGCTCACATCCCATCCGCTCCACGGTACAACCCCGCACGCTATCCTGGCCAGTTCCAGTAA
- the LOC128723754 gene encoding pupal cuticle protein 36-like: MSHFSVTLALVLAIVVCATAKPQNQYSQQNFNRNAGNFNRNAGVGQQQHQQQQHQHQQHQHQQQQQQQQQLQSQQHFAHQRQAQALRAPLLPPHNPNQFSQRLQQPFPNAIRPFVPITSYSNDVSYDGTYSYAYTTGDGQQQQAQGYLKNAGLKDLEAQSVQGSYSYTSPEGQLITVTYIADENGFRAEGAHLPTPPPIPEAIQKSLALIAQTQPVSAQFNAAYNTGRFNQQGSIPSILLVASLVAVCSCARLDNNYLPPPGAASAGGGPGLTAPAAGGPRPGGGAPGGFGGPGTAPGGGGFGGGAGGAPSGGGFGGAGPSAGGFGGQAPRPGGAGGAPAGGRPGTPAPAYGPPSSGFGGGAPSSFGGGAPAPSGGFSSGGAGGFGGGAPAPAPAGPSQPPIEIISYENMNNGDGTYKYSYETANGIKVQEQGDIKNKGSDNPIPSVQGSYSYTAPDGQLITVTYIADENGFQPQGDHLPTPPPIPEEIRKGLEAIAAAQAAGGAGAGGPSGAGGYPGGAGKPSQGYPGSVTGSGGYPSGGGAAGSAPGARPGQQGGYPSGPAGGGAAGYPAAGGPGAAPGGPAGYPSGGPSSPGASRPSAPGRPSGNGSFSPQSGYQY, encoded by the exons ATGAGCCACTTTTCTGTCACG CTTGCGCTGGTGCTGGCGATCGTGGTCTGTGCTACAGCTAAGCCACAGAACCAATATTCGCAGCAAAACTTTAACCGGAATGCGGGCAATTTCAACCGCAATGCGGGAGTtggccaacagcagcatcaacagcagcaacatcagcaccagcagcatcagcatcaacagcagcagcagcagcagcagcaacttcaGTCTCAGCAACACTTTGCGCATCAACGCCAAGCACAAGCCCTTCGAGCGCCTTTATTACCACCTCACAACCCGAACCAATTCAGCCAAAGATTACAG CAACCCTTCCCGAACGCGATCCGCCCGTTCGTACCCATCACGTCCTACAGCAACGACGTCTCATACGATGGGACCTATTCGTACGCGTACACGACCGGTGAtgggcagcagcaacaggccCAGGGCTACCTGAAGAACGCTGGCCTGAAGGACCTCGAAGCCCAATCCGTCCAAGGCTCGTACTCGTACACGTCCCCCGAAGGGCAGCTGATTACGGTGACCTACATCGCGGACGAGAACG GTTTCCGCGCCGAAGGAGCTCATCTGCCTACGCCACCTCCGATCCCGGAGGCGATCCAGAAATCGCTCGCCCTGATCGCACAGACGCAACCGGTTTCGGCGCAGTTTAATGCCGCCTACAACACGGGTCGGTTCAACCAGCAGGGCAGTATTCCATCG ATCCTGCTAGTGGCGTCGCTGGTGGCggtgtgttcgtgtgcgcgGCTTGACAACAACTACCTGCCGCCGCCGGGAGCGGCCTCTGCTGGAGGTGGTCCAGGACTGACGGCACCCGCGGCTGGTGGTCCTCggcctggtggtggtgctccGGGTGGTTTTGGAGGTCCTGGAACGGCCCCGGGAggcggtggtttcggtggaggtgctggtggagcgccctctggtggtggaTTTGGTGGTGCAGGACCCAGCGCCGGTGGATTCGGTGGTCAAGCTCCACGACCGGGTGGTGCTG GAGGTGCTCCAGCAGGTGGACGTCCTGGAACGCCTGCTCCGGCTTATGGCCCACCGTCGAGCGGATTCGGTGGAGGTGCCCCGTCGTCCTTTGGTGGCGGTGCTCCAGCTCCTTCGGGTGGATTCTCTTCGGGCGGTGCAGGAGGATTCGGTGGTGGAGCTCCAGCACCTGCTCCGGCTGGTCCCAGCCAACCTCCGATTGAGATTATTTCgtacgaaaacatgaacaacgGCGATGGAACGTACAAGTACAG CTACGAAACGGCCAACGGCATTAAGGTACAGGAACAGGGAGATATCAAGAACAAGGGCTCCGACAACCCAATCCCGAGTGTGCAAGGATCTTACTCGTACACGGCCCCAGACGGACAGCTCATCACCGTGACGTACATCGCCGACGAAAACGGCTTCCAGCCACAGGGTGATCATTTGCCAACGCCACCTCCGATCCCAGAGGAGATCCGCAAGGGCCTTGAGGCGATCGCGGCCGCTCAGGCTGCAGGAGGTGCCGGAGCGGGAGGTCCCAGTGGAGCCGGAGGATACCCGGGAGGTGCCGGAAAGCCATCTCAAGGCTACCCAGGCTCAGTGACCGGTTCGGGAGGATATCCTTCGGGTGGTGGAGCGGCCGGATCCGCACCAGGAGCTCGTCCTGGTCAGCAGGGTGGCTATCCGAGTGGgccggctggtggtggtgcggccGGATATCCGGCTGCCGGTGGACCAGGAGCAGCTCCCGGAGGTCCTGCAGGATACCCATCGGGTGGTCCGAGCTCGCCGGGCGCCTCTCGTCCCAGCGCGCCTGGAAGACCGTCCGGAAATGGATCGTTCAGTCCGCAGTCCGGTTACCAGTATTAA